Proteins encoded by one window of Methanocalculus alkaliphilus:
- a CDS encoding 50S ribosomal protein L6 — protein MVHSSMKIEIPSDVTVSKEEDRIVVKGPKGELQRTMFYPGITIAVEDEIVLVSTQSGRKAVLAMVGTYASHIRNMCRGVTEGYELRMKVVYSHFPIQLKLTPEVLEIGNFLGEKMTRTAKILDGVTVKVGSDEVFVSGIDKEKVGNTAANIEKATKIRKRDPRVFQDGIYRIMKA, from the coding sequence ATGGTACACAGTAGTATGAAGATTGAGATCCCGTCGGATGTCACCGTCTCAAAGGAAGAGGATCGTATCGTTGTGAAGGGGCCCAAAGGCGAACTTCAGCGGACGATGTTCTATCCCGGGATCACCATTGCTGTTGAGGATGAGATCGTTTTGGTCTCAACACAATCGGGAAGGAAGGCCGTCCTTGCGATGGTCGGTACCTATGCCTCCCATATCCGCAATATGTGCAGAGGCGTCACCGAGGGGTATGAGCTCCGGATGAAGGTCGTGTACAGCCACTTCCCTATTCAGCTGAAGCTTACACCAGAAGTTCTCGAGATCGGCAACTTCCTTGGTGAGAAGATGACCCGTACCGCAAAGATACTTGATGGTGTCACGGTGAAGGTCGGATCCGATGAGGTCTTTGTGAGTGGAATCGACAAGGAAAAGGTGGGTAATACCGCTGCCAACATCGAGAAGGCGACAAAGATCAGAAAGCGTGATCCCCGTGTCTTCCAGGACGGCATATACAGGATAATGAAGGCGTGA
- a CDS encoding 30S ribosomal protein S14, whose product MAAQGKTPQKKASYGSNECRMCGRKQGLVRRYHIMFCRQCFREWAPTMGFKKMN is encoded by the coding sequence ATGGCAGCACAGGGAAAGACCCCTCAGAAGAAAGCTTCCTACGGGAGCAACGAATGCAGAATGTGCGGCCGCAAGCAGGGACTTGTCCGTCGATACCATATCATGTTCTGCCGGCAGTGCTTCCGCGAGTGGGCACCTACGATGGGCTTTAAGAAGATGAACTAG
- a CDS encoding 30S ribosomal protein S8: protein MTQQNVIADAMSAIKNAGDAGRLEVTVEPASRLFGAMLGIMQENGYIAGFEYIDDGRGGQFKIQLSGRINKCGAISPRFSVKMEDMESWETRYLPAKGFGILMLTTSQGVMAHEQARKAGIGGQLVGYVY from the coding sequence ATGACACAACAGAATGTAATTGCCGATGCGATGAGCGCCATTAAAAATGCCGGTGATGCAGGAAGGCTTGAGGTGACGGTTGAACCAGCATCCAGGCTCTTTGGTGCAATGCTTGGCATCATGCAGGAGAACGGGTACATCGCAGGGTTTGAGTATATTGATGATGGCAGGGGTGGACAGTTTAAAATCCAGCTCTCCGGCCGTATCAACAAATGTGGAGCAATATCGCCCCGGTTCTCAGTAAAGATGGAAGACATGGAATCATGGGAGACACGGTACCTTCCTGCCAAAGGATTTGGCATTCTGATGCTTACCACCTCACAGGGTGTCATGGCACATGAACAGGCCAGAAAGGCAGGGATCGGCGGCCAGCTCGTCGGATACGTCTACTGA